The window ACTGCACGGTGGAAAGGTTGTTTCACCGGCTAGTTATCGCGAGATGACAACCGCCTTTATGACCACGAAGAATGGAAGCGCCGATTATGGTTTTGGACTCTTTGTGGATTCGATGTATGGACAACCGAGAGTTGGTCATACGGGCGGAGCGCAGGGGTTCACCGCAGCCGATGAGTATTTTCCCGAACAAGATACGCGAATCATTGCGCTGACCAACTCAGGCGACAAGACCCCCGAAGCCGGAGAGACACTCACCAACATCGTCTTTGCGGATCTTTATCCCTCTATCGCAGCCAATGCCCTGAAACCGGCAACGGAAGAGAACAGCCTGGTGACACAGGCGGCCGGTGCCGCATTCCGTGAGCTCCAAACAGGGGCGAACTACATGCACTTTAGTTCCAGGCTGAAAGACAAATTTGCCCACGGTTCAGGTGAGAAGTTTAAGACGAGTCTCTCTCCGTATGGACCAGCTTCTGCCGCGATATTTCGACACACTCGCCTGGAGGGAGGCTACCAATGGTACGACTACCTGATCTTGTTTGGACCAGGAGTCTCCATTCCTTTCAGCGTGAGGATGGATCAGGATGGTGTAGTTGCGGGATTTTCTATCGGATGAGGTGGGCTGCTCAAATGTCAACTCCGATCTATTCAAAACAGGATGGGATTGTTATTCCTGACAGCGGAAGCGAGCAGTGAGCGTAGAGCGCCCCTGACATTCCGATCTATCGTCATTCGCTAAGCCATCGTTGCTAGTTGTCAGATGGTTTTTCAACGTGGTCTATGACAAGCAGGCGGACTGGACCTTTGGCTGGTTGCAGCTTGAGGCCAAGCTGTTCCTGGATCGCGGTAAAGATGTCCGGGGTGTTCTGCTCGGAAATGTCTGGACGAATCGCAGCGGACTCTGGTGTCCATCGCAGTTCGACGTCGTAGTGTCCCGACAGGTTTGTCATGTCCACGACGGGTTTGGACAAGAGCCAGGATAGGCTTGCTGCGAACTCGCTGGACGACAGCTTGTAACCCTTTGTGTAGCCGGTGTGGTTCTCCAGGTCACCGCAGGGCGCATCATGGGGAATGCCTTCAGGATGAGAGAAGGGGCGAGGGCAGTCTGTTTTCACGACAGACTCTCGCAGTTTGCCCGGCTTTGTAACCACAAGGTTGTAGACAGGCTGCTCCCTCATCTCCCAGTGGTATTTGAGTTGGAAACAATCTTCCAGAACGCCCTGAAGCATGAGAGGGATGTCGTCGAAGTCGTGGGCTTCAGCGGGCTTTGCGTTCAGGTCATACCCTGCGGATCTGATCCAATCGGGACCGCCGGAAATCTGGTAGGGCTGCAGCTGAAAGGCGTAATGGATGAGCATCCACAGGGAGCTATTGTCGGAGGTGAATCGTCCGTCAGGATATGCCTGAAAGTTGTTGAAGTTCCTGCGATCGCCCGGGTCGTGGGCCCGTACAGAGGCAACTTCGAAGGAAGGCCGTTTTGTATTGGCGTGGGAGGTCGCGGTCTGCCCCATTGCAACGACCGAGATGGGCGCAACCAGCATGGTCAAGGCGAGAAGCTTCCTGACCGGATGCATCCACTCGAACATGTTGCTCTCTTCTCAGAAAGAACGATTGATTAAAAGACCTTGAAGTGGATGGTCAGGTACTTCTTCGGATCGCTGCGGATGGTGTTCACCAGCATCTGCGAATCGACGGCGAGCTTATCCAGGTTGTGATACAGCGCAGGATCTTTTACGAGCAGACCGGCCGTGCCTTCACCCTTGTTGATGCCGGACAGAAGGCTGTTCAGATTGGTGACGGTGTCGTTCAGCTTGCCTGCAAAGGCCGGATCCTTTGCGAGCAGGCCGAGCGCGCCCTTTCCTTGATCGGCCTCAGCCAGCAGGCTGTTCGCGTGGGCCAGTGTGGAGTTCAGGTTGTTGTACAGGGCATCGTCATGCAGCAGCTTACCTGCGGAACCTTTGCCAGCAGCCAGGTCATCCACAATTCTGTTCAGTTTGGCTGTGGCCTGGTCCAGGTTGTTATAGACGTCATCGTCATGCAGCAGCTTGCCGACGGACCCCTTGCCGTTGTTCAGATTCACTTCCAGCGTGTGCAGTTCTTCAATGGTGGCGTTGGCGCGCTTGTAGAGCGTGTCGTCGTAGATGAGTCCGCCGACGGAACCCTGACCGGAGGCGATCTTGTCCACGATGCGATCCAGCTTGGCCAGGATAACGTTCAGGCTTTCAATGGTGCCCTGGCTGGATTTCACCACGTCCTGCAGGTTCGGGGTCTCCAGCGTTTTCAGCTCCGCATGATCCTCCACCATGGGACCATTGGCAGTCTGGCTATTCAGATCAATCACCGTGTCGCCGAGCACACCCACGGTGGAGAGCGATGCACGCGTGTCCAAATGCAGGTCTGGCTGGAACTTACCGTCGATACGCATGACCACCTGGATGGGTGTCAGCTTGCGCTTGGGGTCATGCACCACGTTGACGGATTTGACGGTGCCGATGGTGACGCCCTGCAGGTTGACGGCGGCGCCTTCCTTCACGCCCGCGGCATTTTCAAAGTAGGTGTAGAGGGTCAGCTTGCGAGAGAACAAGCCCAGTCCCTGCGCGCTGGTCATAAAGAAGAGGAGCGCGATCAACAGGGATAGCGACACCATGACCACAATGCCCACCTTCAGTTGCGACCACTTCACTTCACTCTGGCTGGGCATGCGTGCGGGGCTACTCCTAAATAGATCAATCATGTGCGGGGCATGTGCGTACCCCGGACCAGATCATTCCAAACGAAAGCTTACGGTAAATGGATGCAGTTCCTGCAACTTTCGTTTCAAAACGTCGGCAGGCTCTCCAGAACTACCTGTGCAATGGCCAGGTCGCGGCCATGGGACAGGCTGAGATGCGCTGCGGTCACTCCCATGGTAGCGGCTCTTTCGGCTGCGCGGCCATGAAAGAGCATCGTGGGACGTCCGCCGGAAAGATGTGCCACTTCGATCTCGCGCCAACTCACGCCGCGGGCAATGCCAGTGCCGAGAGCTTTTGCCCCGGCTTCCTTGGCGGCAAAGCGCGCTGCAAGGCTTTCTGCGCAGTTTCTCTTGCGCATGCAATAGGCGATTTCGCGTGGTGTGTAGATGCGATCCAGAAAGCGTTCTCCGAATCGATCCACGGAATCCTGAATACGCGAAATTTCAGTCAGGTCAACGCCCGTTCCAATGATCAAGAGAAAATTCCTTCCATACCCTTATGAGACATCAGAAGAGCACTTTCCGATAGAGGCAACTGTTCTGCAACAGGGCAGTGGAGGCCATCACGAGGGCTGATGAGCAGGCCGATATGCCTGTTGTGAGTGATCCTGCAAGACAACCCGAACTGCGACTGCGCGGTTTTACCTTCCTGGAACGAAATGCACTGATACCGGAGCTGGGGGTGTCGATTGACCACGCCGGGGGATGGGTGCTGGACCGCAGGACGCTGGATGCCAATTCGCTGGAACTGGTGATGGAGTCCCGAGCCGCATCGTTGCCGGATGTGTATGGAGCGCTGCTGAGTAGCGGTCTGGAACTGACCCGCGACAGCCATCGTGCGCTGGCACAGCGATGCCTTTGCAGCCAGTACCTGCCGCTGCGACGTGGAGCGATGGGCATTGTGCTGATGTATGTGGAGATCCAGTTTCTGGAGCAGTCGGCGCAGCCTTTGGACATGGTCCAGGTTCTACCTTTGAAGAGTGCCGTCGCCTGATTCTTTGCCATTTCCGTTGCTGTGAAGGCAAGATGGAGACCAGATGGATTCGGTTCGGTTGGATAAATGGCTGTGGGCGGCGCGCTTCTTTAAGACGCGTGCGCTGGCGGTGAAGGCG is drawn from Terriglobus sp. RCC_193 and contains these coding sequences:
- a CDS encoding TIGR03435 family protein: MFEWMHPVRKLLALTMLVAPISVVAMGQTATSHANTKRPSFEVASVRAHDPGDRRNFNNFQAYPDGRFTSDNSSLWMLIHYAFQLQPYQISGGPDWIRSAGYDLNAKPAEAHDFDDIPLMLQGVLEDCFQLKYHWEMREQPVYNLVVTKPGKLRESVVKTDCPRPFSHPEGIPHDAPCGDLENHTGYTKGYKLSSSEFAASLSWLLSKPVVDMTNLSGHYDVELRWTPESAAIRPDISEQNTPDIFTAIQEQLGLKLQPAKGPVRLLVIDHVEKPSDN
- the acpS gene encoding holo-ACP synthase, producing MIIGTGVDLTEISRIQDSVDRFGERFLDRIYTPREIAYCMRKRNCAESLAARFAAKEAGAKALGTGIARGVSWREIEVAHLSGGRPTMLFHGRAAERAATMGVTAAHLSLSHGRDLAIAQVVLESLPTF
- a CDS encoding MlaD family protein, with the protein product MPSQSEVKWSQLKVGIVVMVSLSLLIALLFFMTSAQGLGLFSRKLTLYTYFENAAGVKEGAAVNLQGVTIGTVKSVNVVHDPKRKLTPIQVVMRIDGKFQPDLHLDTRASLSTVGVLGDTVIDLNSQTANGPMVEDHAELKTLETPNLQDVVKSSQGTIESLNVILAKLDRIVDKIASGQGSVGGLIYDDTLYKRANATIEELHTLEVNLNNGKGSVGKLLHDDDVYNNLDQATAKLNRIVDDLAAGKGSAGKLLHDDALYNNLNSTLAHANSLLAEADQGKGALGLLAKDPAFAGKLNDTVTNLNSLLSGINKGEGTAGLLVKDPALYHNLDKLAVDSQMLVNTIRSDPKKYLTIHFKVF